A window of Mobula hypostoma chromosome 7, sMobHyp1.1, whole genome shotgun sequence genomic DNA:
AAAAGAAGAAAAGTAGAAAATAAACAAGAATTCAAGCAAGTGATTTCCTGGGTTAAGTTATCTGACAGTAGCCACTGAACAGTTAAAGAGGAACAGAGCCATGACAGACTGGCACAATTTATTGTAAGTGATAGTTTTACATTGAAGACAGTTTCTCATTCCTGATAGGATTTAACAAGTAGCCACATAAGTAGCACAGTCATCAAAACCACCATAAAATTCAAGAAGAGCTCTTGTGTGGATCTACTCATTCTTGCTGTGCTTAAGTAAGCAGGATGACACAATCAGATCCTTGGAAATAGATCACTTCGGATGAGCCAACACTTCAGACTAACGGCAGGCTGGATTTTCCTCCACCGCCCTTCTGCTTTCAGGTAGTCTGAAACAAAGATTACATAAATCTTTCCTGTTTATTATCTCTAGAGTATTCTAGTGGAATCGTTAATTGTTAAATTGAGAAACTCAACTTTCTAATATCAGCTCattaaaaagaacaaaatgcATTGAAAACAAATCCCCTGGCCTGTCTTTTGCAATATAATTTCTTCTTGAGCTATTTGTT
This region includes:
- the LOC134349023 gene encoding sarcolipin, with product MSRSTQELFLNFMVVLMTVLLMWLLVKSYQE